A region from the Aegilops tauschii subsp. strangulata cultivar AL8/78 chromosome 5, Aet v6.0, whole genome shotgun sequence genome encodes:
- the LOC109740677 gene encoding protein NUCLEAR FUSION DEFECTIVE 4, whose protein sequence is MVSTALDAMAGTAWGRWLGLVAAVWVQCISGNNYTFSNYSDSIKTLMGLTQLQLNGLSVAKDVGKAFGLLAGLASDRLPTWLLLAIGSLEGFLGYGAQWLVVSKTISPLPYWQMCVCLCLGGNSTTWMNTAVLVTCIRNFRGSRGPVSGVLKGYVGLSTAIFTDVCSALFADDPASFLVMLAVVPAAVCAVAMVFLREGRVASADSGGEEADARGFAAISTLAVAIALYLLAADLTGVGGGGGLVSAVFVAVLMVLLAAPAAVPAYVGWTSWMKSRKAANADAEDAAAPLLLDSKEAVETQLQGNGEEARGPRLGEEHTIAEALCSVDFWVLFSSFLMGVGTGLAVMNNLGQMGVAMGYTDVSLFVSMTSIWGFFGRLASGTISEHFIKTRALPRPVWNAASQVLMCAGYVVMAFGMPGSLFVGSVVVGVCYGVRLAVTVPTASELFGLKYYGLIYNILILNLPLGSFLFSGLLAGLLYDAEATKVPGGGNTCSGAHCYRLVFVVMAAACVVGFGLDVLLSLRTRRVYAKIHQAKRAKRSAAAAQRVS, encoded by the exons ATGGTGTCGACGGCGCTGGACGCGATGGCGGGGACGGCGTGGGGGCGGTGGCTGGGGCTGGTGGCGGCGGTGTGGGTGCAGTGCATCTCGGGCAACAACTACACCTTCTCCAACTACTCCGACTCCATCAAGACGCTCATGGGCCTCACGCAGCTGCAGCTCAACGGCCTCTCCGTCGCCAAGGACGTCGGCAAGGCCTTCGGCCTGCTCGCGGGGCTCGCCTCCGACCGCCTCCCCACCTGGCTCCTCCTCGCCATCGGCTCCCTCGAGGGCTTCCTCGGCTACGGCGCGCAGTGGCTCGTCGTCTCCAAAACCATATCGCCGCTGCCCTACTGGCAGATGTGCGTCTGCCTCTGCCTCGGCGGCAACTCCACCACCTGGATGAACACCGCCGTGCTCGTCACCTGCATCCGCAACTTCCGCGGCAGCAGGGGCCCCGTCTCGGGGGTCCTCAAGGGCTACGTCGGGCTCAGCACCGCCATCTTCACCGACGTCTGCTCCGCGCTCTTCGCCGACGACCCGGCCTCCTTCCTCGTCATGCTCGCCGTCGTGCCCGCCGCCGTCTGCGCCGTCGCCATGGTGTTCCTCCGCGAGGGCCGCGTCGCCAGCGCCGACTCGGGCGGGGAAGAGGCCGACGCGCGCGGCTTCGCGGCCATCAGCACGCTCGCGGTGGCCATCGCGCTCTACCTCCTGGCGGCCGACCTaacgggcgtcggcggcggcggggggctCGTCTCCGCCGTCTTCGTCGCCGTGCTGATGGTGctcctcgccgcccccgccgccgtgCCCGCGTACGTGGGCTGGACGTCCTGGATGAAGTCCCGCAAGGCGGCCAACGCCGACGCCGAGGACGCGGCCGCCCCCTTGCTGCTCGACTCCAAGGAGGCGGTGGAGACGCAGCTGCAGGGCAACGGGGAGGAggctcgcgggccgcggctcgGGGAGGAGCACACGATCGCGGAGGCGCTGTGCTCGGTGGACTTCTGGGTGCTCTTCTCGTCGTTCCTGATGGGCGTGGGCACGGGGCTGGCGGTGATGAACAACCTGGGGCAGATGGGCGTGGCCATGGGCTACACCGACGTCTCGCTCTTCGTCTCCATGACCAGCATCTGGGGCTTCTTCGGCCGCCTCGCCTCCGGCACCATCTCCGAGCACTTCATCAA GACGAGGGCGCTGCCGCGGCCGGTGTGGAACGCGGCGTCGCAGGTGCTCATGTGCGCGGGGTACGTGGTGATGGCGTTCGGCATGCCGGGGTCGCTCTTCGTCGGCTCCGTGGTGGTCGGCGTCTGCTACGGCGTCCGGCTGGCGGTCACCGTGCCCACGGCGTCGGAGCTCTTCGGCCTCAAGTACTACGGCCTCATCTACAACATCCTCATCCTCAACCTGCCGCTGGGGTCCTTCCTCTTCTCGGGCCTGCTGGCGGGCCTCCTCTACGACGCGGAGGCCACCAAGGTGCCCGGCGGCGGCAACACCTGCTCCGGCGCGCACTGCTACCGCCTCGTCTTCGTCGTCATGGCCGCCGCCTGCGTCGTCGGCTTCGGCCTCGACGTGCTCCTCAGCCTCAGGACCAGGCGGGTCTACGCCAAGATCCACCAGGCCAAGCGGGCCAAGAGGTCGGCCGCCGCCGCGCAGAGGGTCAGCTAA